A genome region from Akkermansiaceae bacterium includes the following:
- a CDS encoding ThuA domain-containing protein, producing the protein MKHLLLFLALLQVAAAAEPLRVFIRSGPKTHRPGCHDYPAFLRDWTALLNERGAKATGGNDFPTKEQLAETDVVILHASEAGNIDGENRKNFEAYLERGGGVVAIHGGAVSRDHGWYKQVIGGSWNFAQTKFLEGQMSLYFTDIENPITQGVSNFDLDDEIYYDMEILPEAKILAAAYTPKAKDGKVGKDNRVNVYDIQPQMWTYETGNRRAFVCIPGHVYANFSHNSIESVLLRGIAWAGKMDDADALLADREKTRSALRYPVGGPTRPEEAAAKIELHPEFGISLVAAEPLINKAMNLDWDEKGRLWVVESPEYPNGLRKTNTDVWKDSGSIAAGAYDREPTDRISILSDGDGDGRMDQKKVFADKLELATGFVLHRNGVIAAAAPDIWFLEDTDGDEVADKRTKLYTGLGNGDTHAVINNLRWGLDGWIYATHGYSAGNVKCLGAPEKPPVNIGSGVVRFKPDGTEIEMYSSKRGNTWGLCMGTDGQVFWTQPTSGVVFFHTVLPESVLQKGKLPGTESFHGMVAGQRTYPLMDWQQAAYRQIDWVGSYTAAAGCAVYEGGAWPEKWNLSYFTGEPTINIVSHYFVRPDGITYTAEKEKGREETEFIRSSDLWFRPIDTRIGPDGALYVIDFYNQAVIHNDTRGPKHNPANAAVRPDRDHYFGRIWRIQHKQAKKIGVPVIDKGSPDSVKAALGSPNGHTRQTAMRLLREAGNPPQAKTGSEAMATYGKFRNPESAEDRKQLIAAFSEAKDNWTKSALIAAASENPVAVITDCLGSSAPGNTEQLAGNLVRSALSGDSPQHVSELIQAVAGSVTAEGSSLRATILQEIVAAKTGKVALDSPLESSLVKLLEDPGTSSAAISLIKRFDESGELDAAVKKRVAQLVADLSGESATEAERIAAAKSLISIGNKEALDSTMAMVRDAKATASPMNLAIISAYADSPEVVKLALAFAQIAEPLRIAAFEGIVKHPGATLKLLEEIEGGRMQVGELSPSDISRLFSHPDGKVLGKARQMNDKLRPGLREKNEIIASLLPELSKPADVGNGKAVFTAACAVCHQFGDLGTSQVGPALTGMGTHAPAELLGHIVNPNLEVDPSFWQWNITTNDGKSIAGTVTSENATTVAIRNQGGEMEIRKSDIRIRENTRRSLMPEGLEGLGAKNIRDIIAYMGAADRARLGTEEKKEAAPETSLSDLPPDSTAATGQKFLEPRRTDESLRVLLVGAGSSHHFPRDFIATDRATLSKTGADVIGTMNLAEALDAMPKADVLVFSGNHDQWGTPEFQKALHDFADAGKGILLLHAATWSHPWKGYNERFVAGETKAHGKGDVDAERIASADHPILKGVPESFTIADESYHFRFSSKDGHTTLIENQPDGKSPDRHPALWIVNDPKARIVAYTHGHDDKSHANPNYQTIITNAVQWVSGK; encoded by the coding sequence ATGAAACACCTGCTCCTTTTTCTCGCCCTCCTCCAGGTCGCAGCCGCTGCAGAACCTCTCCGTGTCTTCATCCGCTCCGGCCCGAAGACGCATCGCCCGGGCTGCCATGACTATCCTGCGTTCCTCAGGGACTGGACGGCGTTGCTGAACGAACGCGGTGCGAAGGCCACCGGCGGAAACGATTTTCCCACGAAGGAACAGCTCGCGGAAACGGATGTGGTCATCCTCCACGCCTCGGAGGCCGGGAACATAGACGGGGAAAACAGGAAAAACTTCGAGGCCTATCTGGAGCGCGGCGGAGGGGTCGTCGCGATCCACGGCGGCGCGGTCTCGCGGGATCACGGCTGGTACAAGCAGGTCATCGGCGGATCATGGAACTTCGCCCAGACGAAATTCCTCGAAGGCCAGATGTCCCTGTATTTCACCGACATCGAGAACCCGATCACGCAGGGCGTCTCGAACTTCGACCTCGACGACGAGATCTATTACGACATGGAAATCCTTCCCGAGGCGAAAATCCTCGCTGCCGCCTACACGCCGAAGGCGAAGGACGGGAAAGTCGGCAAGGACAACCGGGTGAACGTCTATGACATCCAGCCCCAGATGTGGACCTATGAAACGGGAAACCGGCGCGCCTTCGTCTGCATCCCGGGACACGTTTACGCGAATTTCTCCCATAACTCCATCGAGAGCGTCCTGCTCCGCGGGATCGCATGGGCGGGGAAAATGGACGATGCCGATGCGCTTCTAGCAGACAGGGAAAAGACCAGGTCCGCCCTGCGTTATCCCGTCGGCGGCCCGACCCGTCCGGAAGAGGCGGCGGCGAAGATTGAGCTGCATCCGGAGTTCGGGATCTCGCTTGTCGCCGCGGAACCGCTCATCAACAAGGCGATGAATCTCGATTGGGACGAGAAAGGCCGACTATGGGTGGTCGAGAGTCCCGAATACCCGAACGGATTGCGGAAAACGAACACCGATGTCTGGAAGGATTCCGGTTCGATCGCAGCCGGTGCCTACGACCGCGAACCCACGGACCGGATCAGCATCCTCTCCGATGGCGACGGCGACGGGCGCATGGATCAAAAGAAGGTTTTCGCCGACAAGCTCGAGCTCGCCACCGGATTCGTCCTTCACCGCAATGGCGTCATCGCCGCCGCCGCGCCGGACATCTGGTTTCTCGAGGACACCGATGGCGATGAGGTCGCGGACAAGCGCACCAAGCTCTACACCGGCCTCGGCAACGGTGACACCCACGCCGTCATCAACAACCTCCGCTGGGGGCTGGACGGTTGGATCTATGCCACCCACGGCTATTCCGCCGGAAATGTGAAATGCCTCGGTGCACCCGAAAAGCCACCCGTGAACATCGGCTCCGGCGTGGTTCGTTTCAAACCCGACGGTACGGAGATCGAGATGTATTCCAGCAAGCGCGGCAACACCTGGGGACTCTGCATGGGCACCGACGGCCAGGTTTTCTGGACCCAGCCGACCAGTGGCGTCGTCTTCTTCCATACCGTGCTGCCCGAGAGCGTTCTCCAGAAAGGGAAATTGCCAGGGACGGAAAGTTTCCACGGGATGGTAGCGGGGCAGAGAACCTATCCGCTCATGGATTGGCAGCAGGCCGCCTACCGGCAGATCGACTGGGTCGGCTCCTACACCGCCGCCGCGGGTTGCGCTGTCTATGAGGGCGGGGCTTGGCCGGAGAAATGGAACCTGAGCTACTTCACCGGGGAGCCGACGATCAACATCGTCAGCCACTATTTCGTGAGGCCGGATGGCATCACCTACACCGCGGAAAAGGAAAAGGGCAGGGAGGAAACCGAGTTCATCCGCAGCAGCGATCTCTGGTTCCGCCCCATCGATACCCGCATCGGTCCTGACGGCGCGCTGTATGTGATCGATTTCTACAACCAGGCGGTGATCCACAACGACACCCGCGGCCCGAAACACAATCCGGCGAACGCGGCGGTCAGGCCGGATCGCGACCATTACTTCGGGCGGATCTGGCGCATCCAGCACAAGCAGGCGAAGAAAATCGGAGTGCCGGTGATCGACAAGGGCAGCCCGGACTCGGTCAAGGCCGCTCTCGGCAGCCCGAACGGGCACACCCGCCAGACCGCCATGCGCCTGCTCCGCGAGGCGGGAAATCCGCCGCAGGCCAAGACCGGCTCCGAGGCCATGGCGACCTACGGAAAATTCCGGAATCCGGAATCCGCCGAAGACCGCAAGCAACTCATCGCCGCTTTTTCCGAAGCGAAGGACAACTGGACGAAGTCCGCCCTGATCGCCGCGGCCAGCGAGAATCCCGTCGCCGTGATCACCGATTGCCTCGGCTCCTCCGCGCCGGGAAACACCGAACAACTGGCCGGCAATCTCGTGCGCTCCGCGCTTTCGGGCGATTCGCCGCAACACGTTTCCGAGCTGATCCAGGCGGTCGCCGGAAGCGTGACGGCCGAAGGATCGAGCCTGCGCGCGACGATCCTCCAGGAAATCGTTGCCGCCAAAACGGGCAAGGTCGCACTCGACTCGCCGTTGGAATCCTCCTTGGTGAAACTGCTGGAAGACCCCGGGACTTCCTCCGCCGCCATTTCCCTCATCAAGCGCTTCGATGAGAGCGGCGAACTCGATGCCGCAGTGAAAAAACGGGTCGCCCAGCTCGTCGCGGATCTGTCCGGCGAATCCGCCACGGAGGCCGAGCGGATCGCGGCGGCGAAGTCGCTGATTTCCATCGGCAACAAGGAGGCGCTGGATTCCACGATGGCCATGGTCAGGGACGCCAAGGCCACGGCCAGCCCGATGAACCTCGCGATCATTTCCGCCTACGCCGATTCCCCGGAGGTCGTCAAACTGGCGCTCGCCTTCGCTCAGATCGCGGAACCGCTGCGTATCGCGGCCTTCGAGGGAATCGTGAAACATCCGGGAGCCACGCTGAAACTCCTGGAGGAGATCGAGGGGGGGCGGATGCAGGTGGGGGAGCTTTCGCCGAGCGACATTTCCCGCCTGTTCAGCCATCCGGATGGGAAGGTTCTGGGGAAAGCCAGGCAGATGAACGACAAGCTCCGTCCCGGCCTGCGGGAGAAGAACGAGATCATCGCAAGCCTCCTACCCGAGCTTTCCAAACCGGCGGATGTTGGGAACGGCAAGGCCGTGTTCACCGCCGCCTGCGCCGTCTGCCACCAGTTCGGCGATCTCGGCACCAGCCAGGTCGGCCCCGCCCTGACCGGGATGGGAACCCATGCCCCTGCGGAGCTTCTGGGTCACATCGTCAACCCGAACCTTGAGGTCGATCCGAGTTTCTGGCAGTGGAACATCACCACCAACGACGGCAAGTCCATCGCCGGCACGGTGACCTCGGAGAACGCGACCACCGTCGCCATCCGCAACCAGGGCGGCGAGATGGAGATTCGGAAATCGGACATCAGGATCCGCGAGAACACCCGCCGCTCGCTCATGCCGGAAGGGCTCGAAGGTCTCGGCGCAAAGAACATCCGCGACATCATCGCCTACATGGGAGCCGCTGACAGAGCGCGTCTCGGCACGGAGGAAAAGAAGGAGGCCGCTCCCGAGACCAGCCTGTCCGATCTGCCGCCGGACAGCACCGCCGCCACCGGGCAGAAATTCCTCGAACCTCGCAGGACGGACGAAAGCTTGCGCGTACTCCTCGTCGGCGCGGGATCTTCGCACCATTTCCCGCGCGATTTCATCGCCACGGATCGCGCGACACTTTCCAAGACCGGCGCGGATGTGATCGGCACCATGAACCTCGCCGAGGCGCTCGATGCCATGCCCAAGGCGGATGTCCTCGTTTTCTCCGGAAACCACGACCAATGGGGCACCCCGGAATTCCAGAAAGCCCTCCACGATTTCGCCGACGCAGGGAAGGGGATACTCCTCCTCCACGCCGCCACATGGTCGCACCCGTGGAAGGGCTACAACGAACGCTTCGTCGCCGGTGAAACGAAAGCCCACGGCAAAGGGGATGTGGACGCGGAGCGCATCGCTTCCGCCGATCACCCCATCCTCAAAGGTGTTCCGGAATCCTTCACCATCGCCGACGAGTCCTACCACTTCAGATTCTCCAGCAAGGACGGCCACACCACACTCATCGAGAACCAGCCCGACGGCAAAAGCCCCGACCGCCACCCCGCCCTCTGGATCGTCAACGACCCGAAGGCACGCATCGTCGCCTACACCCACGGCCACGACGACAAATCCCACGCCAACCCCAACTACCAAACGATAATCACCAACGCCGTCCAATGGGTTTCCGGAAAATGA
- a CDS encoding Tm-1-like ATP-binding domain-containing protein → MKTIAVLGTLDSKGAEHAYLAELIRARGHAPLLIDVGTGAEPAMKPDVTRYEVAGAAGLELDAIISRKDRGECVTAMSQAAPILLSRLQADGEIHGVISLGGGGGTAIATAAMRALPIGFPKLMVSTLASGNTAHYLGTSDITMMPSIADVAGLNRLSKTIFARAAGAICGMVEARIDVSDDKPLIVASMFGNTTACVTEAKRILEENGYEVLVFAATGAGGKSMEAVIESGMAVGVLDITTTEWADELVGGVLTAGPTRMDAAAKAGIPVVIAPGCLDMVNFGERASVPEKFEGRNFYIHNPQVTLMRTTPEECAELGRILAEKANACGANSAILIPTKAISVISAEGQPFHDPEADAALFETIGKHATVEVVRIDAEINDSGFARACAERLLTLLEQSP, encoded by the coding sequence ATGAAGACCATCGCCGTCCTCGGAACGCTGGACTCGAAGGGCGCGGAACACGCGTATCTCGCGGAACTGATCCGCGCGCGCGGGCACGCACCGCTCCTCATCGATGTGGGAACGGGTGCGGAACCGGCCATGAAGCCGGATGTGACCCGATACGAGGTCGCCGGGGCGGCGGGACTGGAGCTTGATGCAATCATTTCCCGCAAGGATCGCGGCGAATGCGTCACGGCGATGTCGCAGGCGGCGCCGATCCTGCTTTCGAGACTTCAGGCCGATGGGGAAATCCACGGAGTGATCTCGCTCGGGGGAGGGGGAGGCACGGCGATCGCCACTGCGGCGATGCGGGCTCTGCCCATCGGTTTCCCGAAGCTGATGGTCTCCACCCTCGCTTCCGGCAACACCGCCCATTACCTCGGCACCAGCGACATCACGATGATGCCGAGCATCGCCGATGTGGCCGGGCTGAACCGCCTTTCCAAAACGATCTTCGCCCGCGCCGCAGGGGCGATCTGCGGGATGGTCGAGGCGAGGATCGATGTATCGGACGACAAGCCGCTGATCGTAGCCTCCATGTTCGGTAACACCACCGCCTGCGTCACCGAGGCGAAGCGCATCCTTGAGGAGAACGGCTACGAAGTGCTGGTCTTCGCCGCCACAGGAGCCGGCGGGAAATCGATGGAAGCGGTCATCGAAAGCGGCATGGCCGTCGGCGTCCTCGACATCACCACCACCGAGTGGGCGGATGAGCTAGTCGGCGGCGTCCTCACCGCCGGGCCGACGCGCATGGACGCCGCCGCGAAGGCGGGGATCCCCGTGGTGATCGCGCCGGGCTGCCTCGACATGGTGAACTTCGGCGAGCGCGCCTCGGTGCCCGAAAAATTCGAGGGACGCAATTTCTACATCCACAATCCCCAGGTGACCCTGATGCGCACCACGCCGGAGGAATGCGCCGAACTCGGTCGCATCCTTGCGGAAAAGGCGAACGCCTGCGGAGCGAACAGCGCGATCCTGATCCCGACCAAGGCGATCAGCGTCATCAGCGCGGAAGGGCAGCCATTCCACGATCCCGAGGCGGATGCGGCGCTTTTCGAAACCATCGGAAAACATGCCACCGTTGAGGTCGTAAGAATCGACGCGGAGATCAACGATTCCGGATTCGCACGCGCCTGCGCCGAACGCCTCCTGACACTATTGGAACAAAGCCCATGA
- a CDS encoding phosphoenolpyruvate hydrolase family protein, protein MPNQWTGKGNPYTRSEVIERLHDTLSKGTAIIAAGAGAGISAKFIEKGGADLIIIYNSGRFRMMGHGSTAGLMAYGDANAIAMEIGEYEVLPIVEEIPVICGVHATDPRRRMWHWLGKVKDMGFSGVNNFPTHTIVDGHFRGVLEETGMSVEKEFEMIGLARRMDMFSIVYVGSPEEAKRMAENGADAIIAHVGTTVGGSIGVRDAVVSWEETIKRTQDIIDAAKTVRDDIFYLCHGGPINTPEDADRVIQATDCVGFVGASSLERMSVEKSLEDLTRQFKAIPIKR, encoded by the coding sequence ATGCCGAACCAATGGACAGGAAAAGGAAACCCATACACCCGCAGCGAGGTCATCGAGCGGCTGCATGACACGCTCTCGAAAGGAACCGCGATCATTGCCGCAGGAGCGGGGGCGGGGATCAGTGCCAAATTCATCGAGAAAGGCGGGGCGGATCTCATCATCATCTACAACAGCGGCCGCTTCCGCATGATGGGTCATGGCTCGACGGCGGGTCTCATGGCCTATGGCGATGCGAACGCGATCGCGATGGAGATTGGCGAATACGAGGTGCTTCCCATCGTTGAGGAAATCCCCGTGATCTGCGGGGTGCACGCCACCGATCCCCGCCGCCGCATGTGGCACTGGCTGGGGAAGGTGAAAGACATGGGTTTCTCCGGAGTGAACAATTTCCCCACCCACACGATCGTGGACGGACACTTCCGCGGGGTGCTTGAGGAAACGGGAATGAGCGTGGAAAAGGAGTTCGAGATGATCGGGCTCGCACGCAGGATGGATATGTTTTCCATCGTCTATGTGGGATCTCCCGAGGAGGCAAAGCGCATGGCGGAGAACGGCGCGGATGCGATCATCGCCCATGTCGGCACGACCGTCGGCGGCTCAATCGGGGTGCGCGATGCGGTGGTGAGCTGGGAGGAGACGATCAAACGCACCCAGGACATCATCGACGCGGCGAAGACCGTCCGCGATGACATCTTCTACCTCTGCCACGGCGGCCCGATCAACACGCCGGAGGACGCCGACCGCGTGATCCAGGCGACGGATTGCGTCGGCTTCGTCGGCGCATCCTCCCTGGAGCGGATGAGCGTTGAGAAATCGCTGGAAGATCTCACCCGCCAGTTCAAGGCCATCCCGATCAAAAGATGA
- a CDS encoding PEP-CTERM sorting domain-containing protein, giving the protein MKTQIRLAAGVLAILASPLLPAAVVVSWDFDSGVEGWTSSLPVSPFTQTTVDPVAASGGFLSGTALSNNNDPQLYRTGLNLTPGAGESWVALTFRVRETQDADNIANPAQAAGIVTVFNSTGLILSLNNSSQAISSPANGTVAADGWFEVTYNISGFNPATPITQIRLDPIGGARSNSNSETANNLFEVDFIRLSDSSVIPEPSTALLAFAGALGLLRRRRQVFASLP; this is encoded by the coding sequence ATGAAAACCCAGATCCGTCTTGCCGCAGGTGTCCTTGCAATTCTCGCCTCACCCCTCCTTCCCGCAGCGGTGGTTGTCTCATGGGATTTCGATTCGGGGGTCGAAGGCTGGACGTCGTCACTGCCCGTTTCCCCTTTCACGCAGACAACGGTCGATCCTGTCGCCGCATCCGGAGGATTCCTCAGCGGAACCGCGCTTTCCAACAACAACGATCCACAGCTTTACCGAACCGGGCTGAACCTCACCCCGGGAGCCGGCGAAAGCTGGGTCGCCCTCACTTTCCGCGTCCGCGAAACCCAGGATGCCGATAACATCGCGAACCCGGCACAAGCGGCAGGCATCGTCACTGTGTTCAACAGCACGGGACTCATTCTCAGCCTAAACAATTCGTCCCAGGCGATCTCATCCCCTGCAAACGGAACGGTCGCGGCGGATGGATGGTTCGAGGTCACTTATAACATCAGCGGATTCAATCCCGCAACGCCCATCACCCAGATCCGCCTAGATCCCATCGGCGGCGCCCGATCGAACAGCAACTCGGAAACCGCGAACAACCTTTTCGAGGTCGACTTCATCCGCCTGAGCGACAGCTCCGTGATCCCGGAGCCGTCAACCGCGCTTCTCGCCTTCGCCGGAGCGCTTGGCCTTCTTCGCCGCCGCCGCCAGGTGTTCGCTTCCCTTCCATGA
- a CDS encoding AMP-binding protein: protein MNVKAVRSARFWEDEGCYPDGVPFHTSGSTGQPRCIVLPKEALLLSARAVNEWLGAGADAVWGLALPIDHVGGFGVVARAHAAGCGFSRYQGKWDARKCAGWLRESCVTHLSLVPTQLHDLLGAGMEAAPSLRAVVVGGGRLPDEMGQAARDAGWPVLASYGMTETCSQVATQALDSLGLPFAEAPLQLLPIWDAELSDAGLLRLRGDALFSGTITDGGFRRREGDWFTTNDRVELSARTVRPLGRSDSLVKVMGELVDLDGIEARLGRLCGERGKSVAVIAVPDTRKEHALIAVFEGEALPSAVDDYNRQAPGPERISRCHVVTGFPRSDMGKLLRASLAGMCGQ from the coding sequence ATGAATGTGAAGGCTGTCAGATCGGCAAGGTTCTGGGAGGACGAGGGATGCTACCCGGACGGGGTGCCTTTCCACACATCCGGCAGCACCGGGCAGCCGAGGTGCATCGTGCTGCCAAAAGAGGCGCTGCTGCTCTCCGCGCGGGCGGTGAACGAATGGCTCGGTGCCGGGGCGGATGCGGTCTGGGGCTTGGCGCTTCCCATCGATCACGTGGGTGGCTTCGGCGTGGTGGCGCGTGCCCATGCGGCGGGCTGCGGGTTTTCCCGATACCAGGGAAAATGGGATGCCCGGAAATGCGCGGGCTGGCTGCGGGAAAGCTGCGTCACCCATCTTTCGCTGGTGCCGACCCAGTTGCACGACCTCCTGGGCGCGGGCATGGAGGCTGCCCCATCCCTGCGTGCGGTGGTGGTGGGTGGCGGCAGGCTCCCGGATGAAATGGGGCAGGCTGCGCGCGATGCCGGCTGGCCTGTGCTGGCCAGTTACGGCATGACGGAGACCTGCTCCCAGGTGGCGACCCAGGCGCTGGATTCGCTCGGCCTGCCTTTCGCGGAAGCTCCGCTCCAACTGCTGCCCATCTGGGATGCGGAGCTATCCGATGCCGGGCTGCTGCGCCTGCGCGGGGATGCGCTTTTTTCCGGGACGATCACGGACGGGGGATTCCGCCGCAGGGAGGGCGACTGGTTCACGACCAACGACAGGGTGGAGCTTTCCGCAAGGACGGTCAGACCTCTGGGCCGTTCCGATTCCCTCGTGAAAGTCATGGGCGAGTTGGTGGATCTGGACGGGATCGAAGCGCGGCTCGGCCGGCTTTGCGGCGAGCGTGGGAAAAGCGTGGCGGTGATCGCCGTCCCGGATACCAGGAAGGAACACGCCCTGATCGCTGTGTTCGAGGGCGAGGCATTGCCTTCCGCGGTCGATGATTACAACCGCCAGGCACCGGGCCCGGAGCGCATCTCGCGGTGTCATGTGGTGACTGGTTTCCCGCGCTCGGATATGGGGAAACTGCTCCGTGCCAGCCTTGCCGGGATGTGCGGGCAATGA
- the hisI gene encoding phosphoribosyl-AMP cyclohydrolase: MPDSTPFSPRKDKAQIEESGEFAPKFDSDGLIPALAVDATTKEPLMLAYMNAESLKLTLEAGEAVYWSRSRSEIWHKGKTSGHTQKIIEIRTDCDQDALVLVVEQIGAGACHTGRDSCFYRKIVPGSPAALEFTQTDLSFDPGSVYGK, encoded by the coding sequence ATGCCAGACAGCACCCCATTTTCCCCACGCAAGGACAAGGCACAGATCGAGGAATCCGGCGAATTCGCCCCGAAATTCGATTCCGACGGGCTGATCCCGGCCTTGGCGGTAGACGCCACCACCAAGGAACCTCTCATGCTCGCATACATGAATGCGGAATCCCTCAAGCTCACCCTGGAAGCGGGCGAGGCGGTTTATTGGTCACGATCCCGCTCGGAAATCTGGCACAAGGGGAAAACCTCCGGGCACACCCAGAAAATCATCGAGATCCGCACCGACTGCGACCAAGACGCGCTGGTGCTGGTGGTCGAGCAAATCGGCGCGGGAGCCTGCCACACCGGGCGTGATTCCTGCTTCTACCGCAAGATCGTCCCAGGCAGCCCCGCCGCGCTGGAATTCACCCAAACCGATCTCTCTTTCGACCCCGGTTCCGTTTACGGAAAATAG
- the rplS gene encoding 50S ribosomal protein L19, translated as MDIIKKIEQEQLKEDVASFNVGDTVKVHCRVVEGGKERVQIFAGLVIAKGGSGINSAFTVRKISYGEGVERVFPVHTPRIAKIEVTNRGKVRRAKLHYLRERVGKRALLVKSAD; from the coding sequence ATGGACATCATCAAGAAAATCGAGCAGGAGCAACTCAAGGAAGACGTTGCATCATTCAACGTGGGCGACACCGTCAAGGTGCATTGCCGGGTGGTCGAGGGCGGCAAGGAGCGCGTCCAGATCTTTGCAGGCCTCGTCATCGCCAAGGGCGGCAGCGGCATCAACTCCGCCTTCACGGTGCGGAAAATTTCCTATGGCGAGGGCGTCGAGCGAGTATTTCCCGTGCACACCCCGCGCATCGCCAAGATCGAGGTGACCAACCGTGGCAAAGTCCGCCGCGCCAAGCTCCACTACCTCCGCGAGCGCGTCGGCAAGCGCGCCCTGCTCGTCAAGAGCGCCGATTGA
- a CDS encoding metal-dependent hydrolase, translating to MDSLTQAALGAAVGEAVLGKKLGNRALAWGLLFGTLPDLDIIAAPFLDTAGNLYHHRGASHSLLLMVIASLFLAKPLANLWKREKISPARAGIFVFLTWSTHVLIDCFTVYGTSVLWPFSETRIAFNHLFIIDPLYTLPLVASLAWLAFLRTKKQQRKRTRILRWGLGLSTGYVLFSIAMKFIASAGFEADLARRGITCERRMEAPTAFNTLLWRSAVDRGDEIWIGYRSVLELPSTPVRWTVYPRRKEALAPFLGEREIKTLTWFSRGWWIARPHAKGVWLADMRFGETRTHGAKPGMVDSRIMFSWSFDPAAPGDRLRSPVRNIDAKDSLRRIASRIIGKDDQWEANPRLAGVPGTLPEWLPVVE from the coding sequence ATGGATTCCCTCACCCAAGCAGCACTTGGCGCAGCCGTCGGCGAGGCCGTCCTCGGGAAAAAACTCGGCAACCGCGCCCTCGCCTGGGGCCTGCTTTTCGGAACACTGCCGGATCTCGATATCATCGCCGCACCGTTCCTCGACACCGCCGGGAACCTCTACCACCACCGCGGTGCCAGCCACTCGCTGCTGCTCATGGTCATCGCCTCGCTGTTTCTCGCCAAGCCCTTGGCGAATCTATGGAAGAGGGAAAAAATCAGCCCCGCCCGCGCCGGTATCTTCGTCTTCCTGACATGGTCCACCCACGTCCTCATCGATTGCTTCACCGTCTATGGCACCTCAGTCCTCTGGCCGTTTTCGGAAACCCGCATCGCATTCAACCACCTCTTCATCATCGATCCCCTCTACACCCTGCCGCTCGTCGCTTCCCTCGCCTGGCTGGCATTTCTCCGCACCAAAAAACAGCAGCGGAAACGCACCCGCATCCTCCGCTGGGGGCTTGGCCTCAGCACCGGCTACGTGCTTTTCTCCATCGCCATGAAATTCATCGCCTCCGCCGGTTTCGAGGCGGATCTCGCCCGCCGGGGAATCACCTGCGAGCGCCGCATGGAGGCACCCACCGCCTTCAACACACTCCTCTGGCGCTCTGCCGTCGATCGGGGCGACGAGATCTGGATCGGCTACCGCTCCGTCCTCGAACTCCCATCCACGCCCGTGCGGTGGACGGTCTATCCACGCCGCAAGGAAGCCCTCGCACCCTTCCTGGGCGAGCGGGAAATCAAAACCCTCACATGGTTCTCACGCGGCTGGTGGATCGCCCGCCCCCACGCCAAGGGCGTATGGCTCGCCGACATGCGCTTCGGCGAGACCCGCACCCACGGAGCCAAGCCCGGAATGGTCGATTCACGTATCATGTTCTCCTGGTCCTTCGACCCGGCTGCCCCCGGAGACCGCCTCCGTAGCCCCGTGCGCAACATCGACGCCAAGGACTCCCTCCGCCGCATCGCATCCCGCATCATCGGCAAGGACGACCAGTGGGAGGCCAACCCCCGCCTGGCCGGCGTCCCCGGAACACTCCCGGAATGGCTGCCCGTCGTGGAATGA
- the rpsB gene encoding 30S ribosomal protein S2, with translation MVNELIADMVDAGVHYGHQTKKWNPRMKPFLMKDKGGIYIINLEKTVQQLDKAADFLADLAGKNKNVLFVGCKRQAQDAIREAAEATGQHYVNHRWLGGMLTNATTVRKSVERLRYLENIEKQPEFKSMSKKELAALGREREKLLRNLRGVRDLDKKPDAIVIVDSARETIAVAEAHRLEIPIVAIVDTNADPAKVQYPIPGNDDAIRSIRIILQNLVDAMVKAKKK, from the coding sequence ATGGTCAACGAACTAATCGCAGATATGGTGGACGCAGGCGTCCACTACGGTCACCAAACGAAAAAATGGAACCCGCGCATGAAGCCCTTCCTCATGAAGGACAAGGGCGGGATCTACATCATCAACCTCGAGAAAACCGTCCAGCAGCTCGACAAGGCCGCGGACTTCCTCGCAGATCTCGCAGGAAAAAACAAGAACGTCCTCTTCGTCGGCTGCAAGCGCCAGGCACAGGATGCCATCCGCGAGGCCGCTGAGGCCACCGGACAACACTACGTCAACCACCGCTGGCTCGGCGGCATGCTCACCAACGCGACCACCGTCCGCAAATCCGTCGAGCGCCTCCGCTACCTCGAGAACATCGAGAAACAACCCGAGTTCAAATCCATGTCCAAGAAGGAACTCGCCGCCCTCGGCCGCGAGCGCGAAAAACTACTCCGCAACCTCCGCGGTGTCCGCGATCTCGACAAAAAGCCAGATGCCATCGTCATCGTCGATTCCGCCCGCGAGACCATCGCCGTCGCCGAGGCGCACCGCCTTGAGATCCCCATCGTCGCAATCGTAGATACCAACGCCGACCCTGCCAAAGTCCAATACCCGATTCCCGGCAACGACGACGCGATCCGATCCATCCGCATCATCCTCCAGAACCTGGTCGATGCCATGGTCAAGGCAAAGAAGAAGTAA